In Deltaproteobacteria bacterium, the genomic stretch TCACAAGAATTTGCGAAAAGAAAGTAAATCTAATTTTTTAAGAAGATTTTTGTGTATTCAATTGTTTTGCAAAACTCTTTTAAGTCCTGTGACAAATTTTGCAAAACTTTGCGAACGAATAACATCTGGATCGAGGTATGGCCCGATAGCCCGTGATCCAGAAATTTTTTGGTACGAGGGGACAATGTGTTTGAGGGTTTGTGCAGGAGAAGGATAGTCATCAGGAGAAACATAAAGTCGCTTGTTTTGATATTTTATCAATCCACCGATACTCATCCCCAACTCGACAGCGGCAAGTTGCGCCAGATACCAGCTTTCCAACTCAAAACAGGCGATACGCACCAAACTTTCAGGTTTCCCTGCT encodes the following:
- a CDS encoding DUF4276 family protein: MSELVFLLEEPSAEAMLKGFLPKLLSQNTHCRYIVFEGKQDLEKNLVRRLRGYLVPNAKFVVLRDKDGGDCKILKKGLVEKCVEAGKPESLVRIACFELESWYLAQLAAVELGMSIGGLIKYQNKRLYVSPDDYPSPAQTLKHIVPSYQKISGSRAIGPYLDPDVIRSQSFAKFVTGLKRVLQNN